From Deinococcus aquaedulcis, the proteins below share one genomic window:
- a CDS encoding ATP-binding cassette domain-containing protein, with protein sequence MTTTPLPQPNERTFALSKELFKYRPGLFAFNLLMWGMVHASPALLTLAVSGVFGALERADDLKGAGQPLDPAIAAAWTALGWFAFVRLSRFGIFYGAFRAWIELWYTLDALVRRNLLGYLLTARRSRRLPDTPAEAVSRFRDDVDDVAGYTEVWVDGAGFLLYSAVAITLMARVDPLITLLVCAPLLLMVLFVQRLSPTIRSYRRRMREATARVTDFIGETFGAVSAVKLAAQEDRMVAHLRALGETRRHAALRDVLLTELIRGVNTNMVNLAVGLVLLLGANKVRGGAMDIQDFVLFIGLLPRLTGSMGFFGDAIARHRRTGVSYDRMTRLLQDAPDTTIVAHHPVYLQGDPPPAPAAGSAAPLQELRVQHLTATHPGGLGIQEASFHLRRGEFVVVTGRIGSGKTTLLRAVLGLIPAQSGQVFWNGEAVEDPATFLVPPRSAYTAQLPSLFSDTLAENITSGADRTHLERAVQLAVLEPDLDALQSGLDTPVGARGVKLSGGQIQRAAVARMLARPADLLVFDDVSSALDARTEAQLWQGLSTTDATCLVVSHRRAALLRADRILLLQAGRLTDEGTLPELLERSEEMRALWAEEGE encoded by the coding sequence ATGACCACCACCCCCCTCCCCCAGCCCAACGAACGCACCTTCGCGCTCTCCAAAGAGCTGTTCAAGTACAGACCCGGCCTCTTTGCCTTCAACCTGCTGATGTGGGGCATGGTCCACGCCTCGCCCGCGCTGTTGACGCTGGCGGTGAGCGGCGTGTTCGGCGCGCTGGAACGGGCCGATGACCTGAAGGGCGCAGGGCAGCCCCTGGACCCGGCGATTGCAGCGGCGTGGACCGCGCTGGGCTGGTTTGCCTTTGTGCGCCTCAGCCGCTTTGGCATTTTTTACGGGGCGTTCCGTGCCTGGATCGAGCTGTGGTACACCCTGGACGCCCTGGTGCGGCGCAACCTGCTGGGCTACCTGCTGACCGCCCGGCGCAGCCGTCGCCTGCCGGATACCCCCGCCGAGGCGGTCAGCCGCTTCCGCGACGATGTGGACGACGTGGCCGGCTACACCGAGGTCTGGGTGGACGGCGCGGGCTTCCTGCTGTACTCGGCGGTGGCGATCACCCTGATGGCGCGGGTAGACCCCCTGATTACCCTGCTGGTGTGCGCGCCGCTGCTGCTGATGGTGCTGTTCGTGCAGCGCCTGTCGCCCACCATCCGCAGCTACCGCCGCCGCATGCGCGAGGCCACCGCCCGCGTGACCGACTTTATTGGCGAAACCTTCGGGGCCGTGAGCGCTGTGAAGCTGGCGGCCCAGGAAGACCGCATGGTGGCGCACCTGCGGGCCCTGGGCGAAACCCGGCGTCACGCCGCCCTGCGCGACGTGCTGCTGACCGAGCTGATCCGGGGCGTGAACACCAACATGGTGAACCTCGCTGTGGGGCTGGTGCTGCTGCTGGGCGCCAACAAGGTGCGCGGCGGCGCGATGGATATTCAGGACTTCGTGCTGTTTATCGGCCTGCTGCCGCGCCTGACCGGCTCCATGGGCTTTTTTGGCGACGCCATTGCCCGCCACCGCCGCACCGGGGTCAGCTACGACCGCATGACCCGCCTGCTGCAAGACGCCCCCGACACCACCATCGTGGCCCACCACCCGGTGTACCTGCAGGGCGACCCGCCCCCGGCCCCAGCCGCTGGGTCCGCCGCGCCCCTGCAGGAACTGCGTGTGCAGCACCTCACCGCCACCCACCCGGGCGGGCTGGGCATTCAGGAGGCCAGTTTCCACCTGCGCCGGGGGGAATTCGTGGTGGTGACCGGGCGCATCGGCAGCGGCAAGACCACCCTGCTGCGCGCCGTGCTGGGCCTCATTCCGGCGCAGAGCGGGCAGGTGTTCTGGAACGGCGAGGCTGTGGAGGATCCCGCCACCTTCCTGGTGCCGCCCCGCAGCGCCTACACGGCGCAGTTGCCCAGCCTCTTTTCCGACACCCTGGCCGAGAACATCACCAGCGGCGCCGACCGCACCCATCTGGAACGCGCCGTGCAGCTGGCAGTGCTGGAGCCCGACCTGGACGCCCTGCAAAGCGGCCTGGACACCCCGGTGGGCGCACGCGGCGTCAAGCTGTCCGGCGGCCAGATTCAGCGCGCGGCCGTGGCCCGTATGCTGGCCCGCCCCGCCGACCTCCTGGTCTTCGATGACGTGTCCAGCGCCCTGGACGCCCGCACCGAAGCCCAGCTGTGGCAGGGCCTGAGCACCACCGACGCCACCTGCCTCGTGGTCAGCCACCGCCGCGCCGCCCTGCTGCGCGCCGACCGCATTCTGCTGCTGCAAGCTGGCCGCCTGACCGACGAAGGCACCCTCCCCGAACTGCTCGAACGCAGCGAGGAAATGCGCGCGCTGTGGGCGGAGGAAGGGGAGTAG